DNA from Campylobacter concisus:
TCCACTCTCACTAATATTTTTAAATTTCACACCAAGCTCACGCTTTAGACGAAGTATCACATTTTGGATAGCCGCCTTGCTAACATCGCTCTCATAGACAAATTCTTCTATCATCTCATAAGTAACTAGCTTATTTAGGTTATAAGCAAATAGCCAAAAAATCTTATTTTGTAAAAAGCTAAGATAAATTTCAATGCCGTTTTTATAAATTTTCTCTCTTTTTAAATTTATACTCACCTCATCGCTTAAATAAACTAGCTTTTCATCTCGTTCAAAACTTAAACTAATAAGCATTGCCCTAAGATCCTTCATATCAATAGGCTTTTTTAAAAAGAGCATCGCCCCTTCCTCCATGCTTTTTATCAAATTTTCATCGCTATCATAAGAGGTAAAGACGATAAATTTTTGGTGCGGCTTTGTGCGCTTCATCTCATTCATCATCTCAAAGCCATTAAGCACTGGCATGTGAATATCGCTCATCACGATATCAAAGCCTTGCTTTTTAAATTTCTCCACGCCATCTTGTCCATTACAAGCACCAATTACCTGCTCGCAATAAGGTTTAAGCCCACTAATAATAAGCTCTCTTGCCATATCGTCATCTTCGACTACCAAGACGGACGTCTTTTTTAAAATTTCTAAGACTTCTTGCATTTTAGTCCTTTAAATTTATATCAAAACTTAGCTCAAACACCGTTGGCTTTGCGTTATTTACGAGTCTTACGTCACCATTTAGCTTTTCTTGCGCTAGCTTTTTAGCAAAATAAAGCCCTATTCCATTTCCTTGCTTTTTGGTAGTATTTAGCCATGTAAAAATTTTCTCGCTCATTTGCTCGCTTACGCCATTTCCATTGTCATAAACTCCGATGTAGCACTTATCTTCAAAGCTCCTAAATTTTATCTCGATGATACGTTTTAGTGGCTCATTTTTGTAGCTTTCGACAAGTGAGTCTTTTGCGTTGTGTATTAGGATTAGTAAAATTTGTTGGATTATGTTTTCTATCTGACGAACTTTTTGTTCATTAAAACCACTAAATTTTACACTAACATTTGCACGACTTAGCTCTGTATGCATGAGAGTTATTAGGTTTTTAACGCTTGTTTGCACCTCAAATTCGCTCACATTTTCAGCGCTTTTGTAAAAATTTCTAAAAATTTCAATAGTACTTGAAAGAAGTTTGACCGAGCTTTGCCCTTTTTCAAGTAAATTTATTAGCTCCTCGTCGCTTAATTTACCTTCCTTTTTTAACATTATGCAAGAGCTTAGCATTAGTTTTAGCGAATTTACAGGTTGAATGAATTGATGATTGATACCACTTATTAGCTCGCCAGCCTCACTCATTTTGGCTCTATGAGTTAGCAATGTTTCATACTCATCTTGTATCTTTTTTATCTTGTTATACATAAAATTATGAAGGATATTTGCCAAAAATGTGAGCGCAACGAAGGCAAAGAGCAAGCTTAGAGCATTCTTTAAAGCTTCTTTTGTTAAAGCTGAAATTTCTTCTTCGTTATTTGTGCCAGCTCCTATGAACCAATTTATCGTTGGTATATCAGCTACTTGGATTAAATTTTGTCCTATTTTTAAGCTTGTAATGTCTTCATCTTTTAAAAACAACTCTTTAAATTTTTCCTCAATCTCTTTTTTTAAAGCAAGATCAGGTATCGATGTTAAAATTTCACCGCTATGAGTCACCAAAAATGAGTAAGAATTTGGCGCAAGGCTAAAATTTTTAATGCTGTTAAAGATATTTTCTATACGCACGACGCCACAAAGCGCTGCTTTAAATTTCGCTTGTTTTGTGACTGGAACGCATAAATTTAGAGTTGAGCCTTTTAAAATTTTATGTTTTTGCATGAAATTTACGCTTGGGGCATTTGTATTTTTTGTCTCAACATACCAGATAAGCCCTGCTCTTTCGCTCTTTGGCATAACTTCTTCTAAAATTTTTTCTCCATCTACAAAAATTTCTCCATCATCCCTTAAAAGCTGCATTAGATCAAATTCTTTCGCGTTTTGCTTAAAGAGCTTTATAAAGCCAGCTATCTTTTCATCGTCATCTACGATGTCTGCATTTTGTATAAATTTTGACGCACGAATGAGTGAATTTATACGCTCATCAAGCCAAATTTGAAAGTTGTTTACGATATTTTTGCTAACTGCTATGTTATTTTTATCAGATAGCTCTATGATTTTCTCTTTGGCGTTGCTGTAAATATTTAGCCCAAGAAGTATTACAAAAAGGCTAGCAAGCAAGATGATGGCGTAGATTTTAATATTTTGTGATTTTAAATTAATACCCATGCGTGCAGTATATCCTAAGTTAGCCCAAATTTGGGCTAACTAAATTTCATTTTAAAAAGGATAAAAGCTTTGAAACGAGCATAAGCGCAAGCACTACAAAACAAACACTAAACCCAAGCAGCGTGCAATCAGCCATCGACATAAATTTAGATGATGGCACAAGATACCAGCCATCAGCGTAAAGATCAACTATTCTCTTTTGTAGATCGCTTAGCACCGCACCATCAGGCACCATAGGACTGTCATATCCGCAGTCGCCTGTTGGCATAAACCAGTCAGGCGCCAACTTTTCAAGCGGCAAACCAAATGGATAGTGTGGCTCAGTCGAGCAGCCCTGCACGCCAAAAGGATCATCGCCATGCACCGCATCGTGAATTTTAGCTAGCTTTACGCTATACATTATGCCCTGCACCGCTCCCCAAAAGGCAAAGACGTAGCCAACTAGGGCAAAGAGCAATTTTTTTGGATTTATGATAGCGATCGCGCCGCCAAGTGCCATACATAAAAATGCAAAACGTATATAGACGCACTGCTCGCAAGGAGGCATATAAGCGTAGTTTTGAAAGAGCGAGTGCGCGATAACGACAAGCACGACGCTCACAAAGACTAAGATCGCCCAAGAGATGCGTGAGTCTTGAAATTTAGCCATTTTTTTAAAAAAGCTCATGTGACGCCTTATTTTTTAAGAAGCTCTTCAATGAGTGCTGCCATGCCATCAAGCGAGCTGATCGATTTTGTCATGATGAGATATTTGCCATTTACGACAAATGCTGGCACGCCTTGAATTTTAGCCACGTCATAGCTCTCATCCCACTTTTTAAGCAGCTCAGTCACTTTTGGATTAGCTAGCTCTTTTTCATAATCAGCCTTGCTAACGCCAGCTGCCTCAAGACCAGTCTTTAAAAAACCCTCAGCGTCTTTGCCATCACTCCAGCGCTCTTTTTTGTCGTGATAAGCCTTGTAGTAGGCAAATTTAGCCTTTTTAAATAGCGAATTTTCATCAAATAAGCCGACACCTTTTGCCTCATCCATAACGATAAGCACGGCAAAAACCTTACTCGCAACCTCGCCATAATCGCCCTTTGTCTTTAGGTGAAATGGCTCGTATTTTAGTCCAGGGATTTTCTCAACTACCTTTGGAGTGACGCTCTTGTCGTACTTGTAGCAAAATGGGCAAGCGTAGCTAAAAATTTTAACTAGCGTATTTTGTCCCACACTTAGTGGCTTTTCAAGCTTGACGTAGTCCTCACCCTCACTAAATGCACTAGCACTAATCGCTCCAGCCACCGCAACAGCAAAGATAGCCTTGCTAAATTTAGATAGAAAACTCATAACAATCTCCTTTAGATGATTTATTTTGAGTTATTCTACAACCAAGCTCAACCGCAAATTTAACGCTAGAATAAATTTTGGCTGAAATTTATAAGATATTGCATTGATTAAAAATTTAATTTTTGCTAGAGCTTATCTCATTTATTGCTGATAATGCGTTTAAAGCACTCGGATAGCCTATAAATGGTATAAGTGTCGTAACAACGCTTATTAGTTTAGCTCTATCGTTGCCGATGCCAAAATTTGCAGCAATGTGCCCTAAAAGCTGTGGTTTTGCAAAGCCAAGAGTCGTGATGTAGACAAATGTCAAAAGCTCTCTAAGCTCTAAGCTAAGCCCATCTCTTGCATAAAAATCACCAAAGCAGTTTTGCGATAAAAACTCCATTATATGTTTTTGATCATTTGGCATTGATGCGATAAATTTATCAACCGCTGGGAAAAGTTTTCTTTGTATATCAAGGCCTCGTTCACCTCTGCCTTCTCTTGATTTTTTAGGCATATTTTCAAGCTCTATGTAGCGCTCATTAAAAATTTCATCAGCTAAAAATATATAATCTTCTACTTTGCCAAGCCCAGCATAAGGCACTGCTTGATATAAAATTTCTCTTATCTCTTTTGCTGATATGCCTACATTTAAAGCAGCCCTAACGAAGCTTTTAAATGAGCTTTTTGCACCTTTGCTCACGCAAAGAGAGGCGATGATAACCGAAAGTCTTGTTTTTTCATCAATATTTATCACTTCACTAATATCGCCTAAAAAATTTAAATAATCCTCTAAAAAGCTAGCGTTGCTCTCTTCAAGCTCACTTTTTGAATCAAACCAATTTTCATAAATTTTCTTTGCATTGTAAGTTAGTGTCATAAGTTTTGCTCCATTGTTTGGGGCTGATTATAAGTGCTAAAGCGTAAATGCTAGCTTAATGTCCAAAAAGGCAAAATTTTTAATATAAATTTAGATTTTAAGCCATTATAAAGTTTATCGTGATTTTTATGTTATAAGGTTTTATTACAATTACGAAGGACGCAATATTTTTTATTACTCCTTTTACCTATTTTAAACCTTGGGCGTTCCAAGGCTTTTTCTAAATTTTATAAGCTTTATGAGTAGAGTTTATAAAATTTATCCAAAGGAGATGTTATGAAAAAGACTTTGAGTTGTGTTGCGCTAGCTTCTATGCTTTGCTCAAGCGCTTTTGCGATAGGCGGTCCAAGCGGGGCTAAACTAGACTATGCTATCACTGGGCAAATAGGCGAAGTAGTGGTAAATCCTTACGACACTGCTCCACTTACAGCAGTCATCAAAAATGGCGGCTACACATTAAGTAATGCAAAAGTAACGATTGTACCAAAACAAGGCGGTCAGGTGATAAGCTACAAAGTGGCTGATAAGCATCTTCGCACACATGGTGGCATACCTGTTTTTGGAATGTATCCTGACTATCAAAACACCGTTGAAGTCGAGTACGACAAGAGCTATAAAGGCAAGACTGAACACATAAAAGAGAGCTATAAAATTTACGCTCCAGCTATCTATCTAGAGAGTGCTGGCACGCCAAATCAAAAGGGCGCACTATTTGACAAGATCGAGGTTACTAAGCCTGCGAGCGCTAAATTTGCTAACCGCCTCTACTACGTAAATAACTTCGTAAATAAAACAGGCAAGGGCACAAAAGTCGTTTGGAACAACCCAGCTGGCGGTGCGATCGAGTGGAACTATAGCCCAAATAACTTCATCCTTGATACAAAAGGCGAGGTTAGATGGTACCTTGAGCCAAGCAAAATTTACGATCTAAAACAGCCATTTCACGCTGGCGTAATGATGGGCTTTAAGCAAAATGACGATGGCGCTATGACTTGGGGATATGGTCAAAGATACGCAAAATACGACATCATGGGTAGAGAAATTTTCAACCGCGAGCTACCAGCTAGCTACAACGACTTCTCTCACTCAATGGATGTAGCACAAAACGGACACTATTTCTTGCGCGTGGCAAATGCTGACTATAAAAGAGCTGATGGCAAAAACGTAAGAACAGTGCGTGACGTGATCGTTGAGCTTGATCGTGATGGTAATGTAGTTGATGACTTTAGACTATATGAAATCCTAGATCCTTACCGCGACATCGTGCTAAAAACGCTTGATCAAGGTGCGGTTTGCTTAAACATAGACGCTAAAAAAGCAGGCCACACAGCAAGCTCTGATGAGCTTCAGTCTATGGATACGCACGATAAATGGGGCGACATAGTTGGCGCTGGTCCGGGACGCAACTGGGCGCATGTAAATAGCGTGGATTACGACCCAAGCGATGATAGTATCATCATCTCAAGCCGCCACCAAGACGCAGTCATCAAGATCGGCCGTGATAAACAAGTAAAATGGATCATGGGTGCTCACAAGGGTTGGAGCGATAAATTTAAAGATAAACTCCTTCAGCCAGTTGATAGCAAAGGCAACAAAATAGTCTGCGAAGATGAATACTCAAAATGCCCAGGATACGAGAGCGACAAAGGTGGCTTTGACTGGCAATGGACGCAACATACTGCATTTAGGATAGATAGCAAGTCTAAAAAAGGCGAAATTTATCTAAGTGTCTTTGACAATGGCGACACAAGGGGCATGGAGCAACCAGCCATCGCTGGCATGAAATACTCTCGCGCAGTCGTTTATAAGATCGATGAAAAGAAAAAGACTGTTGAGCAAATTTGGGAGTACGGCAAAGAGCGTGGCAAAGAGTGGTACAGCTCAGTTACTAGCCTTACGCAGTATCAAGATGACCTTGATAGCGTGATGGTCTACTCAGCCGTTGCTGGCATGCAGTTTGACATCGCCAAAGGTCGCCCAGTAGGACTTCCTAGCCCACATATAGATGAGTTTGAGTGGGGCGCAAAAGAGCCTGGCATCGAGATAAAAATGACAAATGCGATGGGCTATCAGGCATTTCCATTTAGCTTGCAAAAAGCTTTTGAGAAATAATCTCTCTTTTCTCCCTTTTTTGCCAAGTGCAAGAAGGGGAGTTCTTGCTATAAATTTAATCTATCAATAACAGATAAAAATCCACATTCGCTCATAAATTTTAAAGCTCTAAATTAGAAATTTATATTGTAAGGATATTGTTTATTAAGGCGATAACATATAGGATTAGTACTTATATATAAAAATATATATTTAACATAAGGAGAAAAAATGAAAAAATTTTTCATGGCTTTAATAGTGTTGTTTGCAGGCCTTTTGCTTAATGCAGCTGAGTTTAGAGATGTCAAAGATATCACTGGCGACGTCGTAAAAGTTCCCGCAAAAGTAGAAAAAATCGCTACGCTTTGGTATGCGAATAATCAAATCATATTAATGCTAGGCGGCGCGGACAAGATAGTAGTGACCACCGATCTAATCAAAAACAACAAATGGTTTGCGCACGTTTATCCTAGAATTTCAGGCATCCCAAACGGCATAAACGGCAAAGATTTACAAGTAGAAGAGCTGATTAAACTAAGCCCAGACATCGTCATAGCCACCGATAAAAAGAACAAAGAAGAGCTAACCAAAAACGGCTTTACCGTGCTTTATCCGTCATTTACGAATCATGCGGATATGAAAAAAGCGTATCTATAATGGCTGAGATCATAGGCGGCGACGCGCCGAAGATCGCTTAAAAATTTAACGAATATTTTGACGGCAACCTAAAAAGAGTGCTAAGCAAAACGGATAAGATCGCTGAGTCAGATAGACCAAAAGTACTCCACATAGCAGACGGCAAGAATTTATTTAAGGTTGATGGTACAAATACGATCATAGACGAGTGGATAAGAGTCGCAGGTGGTCAAAATGCGGTTCAAAAAGCCGGCAATATGCTTGAAATCAATGCTGAAGAGATACCAAATATGAACCCTAATGTCATCATCATAGGCAGAGCCAAAGCTCCCGAAATTTTACAAAAGATATACGAAAATCCTATCTACGCAGATACTAACGCTGTAAAAAATAAAAGAGTTTACGTAAATCCAACTGGCGTTTTTAGCTGGGATAGATACGGAGCCGAGGGAGCTTTGCAAATTTTATGGGCAGCTAAGATTACATCCTGAAATTTTTAAAGATATAGATATAGCAGCTGAAACGAAGAAATTTTATAAAGAATTTTTACACTATGAGCTAAGCGATGATGAAGTAAATTACATCTTAAATGGCTTAGACCCAACTGGAAAATAATTTGTCCTTACGGCGGTAAATTTATCTACATTTGCCGATAAATTTTAATCCATTTTTAGCCTTTGCTTATCATCCAGACTTACTGATTTATATACACTAACTACTTAAATAACTAAAAATTTGTGGATTTGACACTAATTAAAAAGATAAAAAATTATAAAAATTTAATGATAGAAAAGAATATCCCAAAGGAATTTCCTTTGGGATTAAAAGTCTAGATATTAAAGTACGTGTATTTGGTCTTGAACTTCGATTGTAGTTGTACCACTAGTATAAGTAGTATAACCACCAGAACTAGCACCTTTAGTCCAGCTACTTCCAAGAGTAAGCTCATCGTTACTATCACCATCTATTTTTAGCTTATTCTCGTTACTATCACGTAATATATCTTGAACATTGCCAGCTGTAAGAGTTAAGGTTGTCTTTTCTCCATTAGTCATATCTAGTTTTTCGATATTTTTAACATGGCTAAAGTCTATGCTATTGTCAGCTACTTTTAATGTATCAAATCCGGCTCCGCCGTCTATAGTCGTATTAATTAGCGTTGCACCTTTGTCTACTATGATAGTATCGTTACCGGTCGTTAGACCATCTATGCTATCACCATATATAGAAGCATTTTCAAATCTAGCTCCAGATTTGATATGGATTGTGTCATTACCAGCATCACCCTCTACTTTAGCATTATCAAATTTTCCAGAGTTAACGAAAATTGTATCATTTCCTGCTCCACCATGTACGCCGGCATTATGGTTATATGCATTTTCGCCTTTAAATTCTGCTCCGTTAACATTTATTATATCGTCGCCAGCATCTGCATACACATTAGCTTGATTAAATTTAGCTCCACTTTCTAAAGTTATGGTATCTACACCATTTCCAGTAGTTATATAAGAGAAGTCTTGGAAAATAGTTCCAGCTTTTATGGTGATTTCATCATTTCCGCCACCGGTTTCTACACCAGACAATTTGCCGTCGTCACTTTTCATAAAAGTAGTGTTTGAGATCGTTACATGATCATTATCGTTGGCAGTATAACCCGCATCATCCGTATATAGCTTAGATCCCTTAAATGTTATACGATCAGTAGCACTATTTCCGCTAATTTCTATAGTATCCTCTCCGGCACCCATATCTATAACTGTACGAGTAAGCGTTACTCCGCTAGCAATATTTACAGTGTCAGAACCTTCGCCGGTTTGAATATTTGACTGAATAGTTCCAGTTATATCACTATTGATATTTACTTCGTCATTATCTGCACCTGTATTTATAGAGCTATCGTCAAATATCATTCCATCTTCGATATCCACAGTATCTACTCCAGTACCTGTGTTAATCTCCGCATGCGTTAAAGTAGAATTGTTAATCACCACGTGATCTTTGTCGGCACCGGTATTTATAACTGTTTTTTCGGTAGCAGTACCATTAAGTTTAGAATCCCTAATTTCTACGTCGTCTTCTCCTGCACCGGTTTCTATATTGTTTCTACCCTCCATTAAAGAGTCGCCTTGTATTTGTACCAAATCGTTTCCGCTACCGGTCTTTATATTAGTAGTTTCAACTTTTCCCCTGTTTATCTGTACGTGCTTGATACCGTTATCTCCCATATCTATATTTACTTGTTGGAAGTCAGATACTCTGCCCGCATAGTTGCCGCTATTACCCATACCGGTTAGTACTACGGTATCGTCGCCGTCGCCCATATTTATCTCAGTTTGCGTTGCTGCAGAGTAGCTGTAACCTTGAAGCGGGTTTGTGGTTAAATGCTCAAATCTTATTATGTCGTTGCCTCCGCCGGTATTTACTTCCGCAAAATTTAACAATGCCCCATCGTATACATTGACTTGGTCGACGCCATCTCCAGTGCTTATATAAGCATCACTAAATACCGCATTATTGGTTAATGTTATTTCGTTACCGCCATCACCGTTTTCTATACTACCGCCGTTCATAGTAGCATCGTCTATAGTTACTTTATTTAGACCTTCTCCTAATCTCATTTTGACACTGGTTAGCTCAGCTTTATCACTTACATTTACGATGTCATCTCCGGCTCCGGTGCTAATACTAGATCTCTTACCTTCCAGCGATCTTTCTAGATCACTCTTAATATTGATCGTACTTTTTGTACCAGCATCTTCCGCTACGATTCTAACACCAGTAGTAGTAGCTCCTTTTTCAAAATTTATCGTATTTTCTTTGGCTTCCGTTTTTATTATGGTATTAGATACAGATGCTCCGTTTTTCACGTTTAGCTCAGAAGTATCTCCTTGCTCGCCTTTATCCAAAGGGCTAGCAGACTTACCCATATGTATAAGAGCTTCTTCAGATCCGGCACCGTGAATATTTGCTCCAGAATTTACGTTTACAGTGTCATTACCGCTTCCACTTCTGATCATGGTACCTTTTTTTAACTCGGCTCCGGAATTTACATTTATAATGTCATTGCCGCTTCCACCGTCTATCACACTAACTCTCTCATCGGTTACATCAAACGAAGCGTTCTCGATATTTATTACATCGTTATCGGCACCGGCCATTAAGATAGATCCTTTAAAATTAATCTTATCCGTAGCGGTTCCTTTTAAATTTACGGTTTCGCTTCCAGCGCCCATATTTATTATAGTATTAGTTAAAGTGACGCCAGGAGCTATATTTAAGTTGTCCGAACTTGAACCGGTACTTATATAAGATTGACCGCCTATGTATTCATGAGTAAACGGATCTATTTCATAAGTACCGGTACCTGTTACGTCAGAAGTTATATTGATCTCGTCGCCCTTTACGCTGCTATAAATTTTAGTATCTATATTAGCACCATCTGAAGTAATCTTGCTTCCATTATCTCCGCCAAATACGCTAAGATCGCTTGAAGGGTTTACTATTTTGGCCACATCTCCAGTATGATTTGCCGAATTAGCACTACTTGTTAGCACCAAGTCTTTAGCATTATCTTGACCAATAGCTAGCTTGCCGTCGTTACTTTTAAACCAGCCGTCTTGAAAGGTAAATGTATTTACTCCAGCGTTAGGGACTAGATAATCCCTACCGTCTATCCATCTAACTATACTATATCCATTCAAAGTAGATCCGGCATTAGACATATCATTTACTAGACTTCGCATATGAAAAACGAATCCGTCGTTTATATTTTCGTTTAGATACGCTGACAAAGGAATTTTTATACTTCCTGCTGGTAAAGTAGGTTCTATTGCTCCAGCCCCAACAGCACTTCCTCCACTTACACCAAAGCTATTATCTCCACCTGCTGCTAGAGATAAAGCATCTATGCTTCCTACATTAGCATTGATGTTACTAATGTGGCCTCCTTCTGCAAAGCTAGTAGAAGATAAGCTTACACCATCTCCACCATTACCACCTGCTTGTGGACCACCTGCAGCAGTTTCTTCTAGAGCATTAAGATCTGTTCCTTTTAAGATGGCTTGTTGTAAAGCTGAGATATCAGCTACTGTTTCGTTATTATTAGAGTCTTGATCTAGAGTTAGAGTATCTTTACCTATTAAAGTTATATCTTTACCATCAGTTTGAGTTATTGTTACTTTAGAATTAGAACCCTCTGTAACTATCTTTTCACCTTGGTATACAATATCTCCTACACTTAATTGTCTTACCTCTCCTGTTAAGTCATTAAGTGCTCTTGCTATTCCTCCGTTTACGCTTTTAACTACTCCGGCTTCTTTAGCCATCATGTTCTCCTTATTGTTTATAGTATTTGAAATTTTGAATGAATTATATAAATTTTAAAAGGGCTTGTCTATTGTACTGGGGTACGATATTGAAAAATTTGTGTGGCTAGCTTTTATCATAGCCCTAAAATTTAGCCTTTGCTTTTAAAATTCTTAGCATTAGTTTTAGTAGAAATTGATTTTATTTAAAAAATTTAAAAACTTGCCAACAAAGCAAGTCTTTAAACATAATCTTATAAAGCCTTTATATCTCCACCAATAACTCTTAGCCCTCTACTATCAAATATCGCCTTTACGCCAGCTACTTCTATCACGACACTTGATCCTTCTATCGTTACTTTTGTACTACCTACTTGATGGATTATCTTATCTTTGGCATTTACCTCATAAGTCGTCTCTATATTGCTAAATTTTGAATCAGCAATCTCAGTGTGCTGGGCAGCTGTTTTTGTTGTGAAATTTGACTTAGCATTTATATCAATGTAGCTATTTGCCTGAAGCACGATATGCTCGTTACTAAATTCATTTATACCTTTTTGTGAATTTAGTTTATAGCCACCATCTATGTTCTGCTCTTTTGTGCCTTTTACCTCTTTCATCTCATCGTTATGTATGGTCGTATTAAGATTTGATTTTACTTCTACAAATTTATCATGTCCTACAAATTCATGACTATCTTGACCTACTCTTGTGTTATTATCAACAGCTACATTTAGCGTATTTGAGACACCAACTACTGTATCTTTTGAAAGTCCAACTGTTGTTAGATACTCGCCTCCGACATTTACGTTTTTAGCAAGATCTATCGTCTGGATGTGAGCTTTTTTAACACGCTCAGT
Protein-coding regions in this window:
- a CDS encoding response regulator transcription factor is translated as MQEVLEILKKTSVLVVEDDDMARELIISGLKPYCEQVIGACNGQDGVEKFKKQGFDIVMSDIHMPVLNGFEMMNEMKRTKPHQKFIVFTSYDSDENLIKSMEEGAMLFLKKPIDMKDLRAMLISLSFERDEKLVYLSDEVSINLKREKIYKNGIEIYLSFLQNKIFWLFAYNLNKLVTYEMIEEFVYESDVSKAAIQNVILRLKRELGVKFKNISESGYILITKSE
- a CDS encoding beta strand repeat-containing protein — protein: MAKEAGVVKSVNGGIARALNDLTGEVRQLSVGDIVYQGEKIVTEGSNSKVTITQTDGKDITLIGKDTLTLDQDSNNNETVADISALQQAILKGTDLNALEETAAGGPQAGGNGGDGVSLSSTSFAEGGHISNINANVGSIDALSLAAGGDNSFGVSGGSAVGAGAIEPTLPAGSIKIPLSAYLNENINDGFVFHMRSLVNDMSNAGSTLNGYSIVRWIDGRDYLVPNAGVNTFTFQDGWFKSNDGKLAIGQDNAKDLVLTSSANSANHTGDVAKIVNPSSDLSVFGGDNGSKITSDGANIDTKIYSSVKGDEINITSDVTGTGTYEIDPFTHEYIGGQSYISTGSSSDNLNIAPGVTLTNTIINMGAGSETVNLKGTATDKINFKGSILMAGADNDVINIENASFDVTDERVSVIDGGSGNDIINVNSGAELKKGTMIRSGSGNDTVNVNSGANIHGAGSEEALIHMGKSASPLDKGEQGDTSELNVKNGASVSNTIIKTEAKENTINFEKGATTTGVRIVAEDAGTKSTINIKSDLERSLEGKRSSISTGAGDDIVNVSDKAELTSVKMRLGEGLNKVTIDDATMNGGSIENGDGGNEITLTNNAVFSDAYISTGDGVDQVNVYDGALLNFAEVNTGGGNDIIRFEHLTTNPLQGYSYSAATQTEINMGDGDDTVVLTGMGNSGNYAGRVSDFQQVNIDMGDNGIKHVQINRGKVETTNIKTGSGNDLVQIQGDSLMEGRNNIETGAGEDDVEIRDSKLNGTATEKTVINTGADKDHVVINNSTLTHAEINTGTGVDTVDIEDGMIFDDSSINTGADNDEVNINSDITGTIQSNIQTGEGSDTVNIASGVTLTRTVIDMGAGEDTIEISGNSATDRITFKGSKLYTDDAGYTANDNDHVTISNTTFMKSDDGKLSGVETGGGNDEITIKAGTIFQDFSYITTGNGVDTITLESGAKFNQANVYADAGDDIINVNGAEFKGENAYNHNAGVHGGAGNDTIFVNSGKFDNAKVEGDAGNDTIHIKSGARFENASIYGDSIDGLTTGNDTIIVDKGATLINTTIDGGAGFDTLKVADNSIDFSHVKNIEKLDMTNGEKTTLTLTAGNVQDILRDSNENKLKIDGDSNDELTLGSSWTKGASSGGYTTYTSGTTTIEVQDQIHVL
- the dsbI gene encoding protein-disulfide oxidoreductase DsbI, which translates into the protein MSFFKKMAKFQDSRISWAILVFVSVVLVVIAHSLFQNYAYMPPCEQCVYIRFAFLCMALGGAIAIINPKKLLFALVGYVFAFWGAVQGIMYSVKLAKIHDAVHGDDPFGVQGCSTEPHYPFGLPLEKLAPDWFMPTGDCGYDSPMVPDGAVLSDLQKRIVDLYADGWYLVPSSKFMSMADCTLLGFSVCFVVLALMLVSKLLSFLK
- a CDS encoding carboxymuconolactone decarboxylase family protein, with amino-acid sequence MTLTYNAKKIYENWFDSKSELEESNASFLEDYLNFLGDISEVINIDEKTRLSVIIASLCVSKGAKSSFKSFVRAALNVGISAKEIREILYQAVPYAGLGKVEDYIFLADEIFNERYIELENMPKKSREGRGERGLDIQRKLFPAVDKFIASMPNDQKHIMEFLSQNCFGDFYARDGLSLELRELLTFVYITTLGFAKPQLLGHIAANFGIGNDRAKLISVVTTLIPFIGYPSALNALSAINEISSSKN
- a CDS encoding thiol:disulfide interchange protein DsbA/DsbL translates to MSFLSKFSKAIFAVAVAGAISASAFSEGEDYVKLEKPLSVGQNTLVKIFSYACPFCYKYDKSVTPKVVEKIPGLKYEPFHLKTKGDYGEVASKVFAVLIVMDEAKGVGLFDENSLFKKAKFAYYKAYHDKKERWSDGKDAEGFLKTGLEAAGVSKADYEKELANPKVTELLKKWDESYDVAKIQGVPAFVVNGKYLIMTKSISSLDGMAALIEELLKK
- a CDS encoding sensor histidine kinase; amino-acid sequence: MGINLKSQNIKIYAIILLASLFVILLGLNIYSNAKEKIIELSDKNNIAVSKNIVNNFQIWLDERINSLIRASKFIQNADIVDDDEKIAGFIKLFKQNAKEFDLMQLLRDDGEIFVDGEKILEEVMPKSERAGLIWYVETKNTNAPSVNFMQKHKILKGSTLNLCVPVTKQAKFKAALCGVVRIENIFNSIKNFSLAPNSYSFLVTHSGEILTSIPDLALKKEIEEKFKELFLKDEDITSLKIGQNLIQVADIPTINWFIGAGTNNEEEISALTKEALKNALSLLFAFVALTFLANILHNFMYNKIKKIQDEYETLLTHRAKMSEAGELISGINHQFIQPVNSLKLMLSSCIMLKKEGKLSDEELINLLEKGQSSVKLLSSTIEIFRNFYKSAENVSEFEVQTSVKNLITLMHTELSRANVSVKFSGFNEQKVRQIENIIQQILLILIHNAKDSLVESYKNEPLKRIIEIKFRSFEDKCYIGVYDNGNGVSEQMSEKIFTWLNTTKKQGNGIGLYFAKKLAQEKLNGDVRLVNNAKPTVFELSFDINLKD
- a CDS encoding aryl-sulfate sulfotransferase, translated to MKKTLSCVALASMLCSSAFAIGGPSGAKLDYAITGQIGEVVVNPYDTAPLTAVIKNGGYTLSNAKVTIVPKQGGQVISYKVADKHLRTHGGIPVFGMYPDYQNTVEVEYDKSYKGKTEHIKESYKIYAPAIYLESAGTPNQKGALFDKIEVTKPASAKFANRLYYVNNFVNKTGKGTKVVWNNPAGGAIEWNYSPNNFILDTKGEVRWYLEPSKIYDLKQPFHAGVMMGFKQNDDGAMTWGYGQRYAKYDIMGREIFNRELPASYNDFSHSMDVAQNGHYFLRVANADYKRADGKNVRTVRDVIVELDRDGNVVDDFRLYEILDPYRDIVLKTLDQGAVCLNIDAKKAGHTASSDELQSMDTHDKWGDIVGAGPGRNWAHVNSVDYDPSDDSIIISSRHQDAVIKIGRDKQVKWIMGAHKGWSDKFKDKLLQPVDSKGNKIVCEDEYSKCPGYESDKGGFDWQWTQHTAFRIDSKSKKGEIYLSVFDNGDTRGMEQPAIAGMKYSRAVVYKIDEKKKTVEQIWEYGKERGKEWYSSVTSLTQYQDDLDSVMVYSAVAGMQFDIAKGRPVGLPSPHIDEFEWGAKEPGIEIKMTNAMGYQAFPFSLQKAFEK